From Bacillus cereus group sp. RP43, the proteins below share one genomic window:
- a CDS encoding serine hydrolase, translating into MKMIKATIVCLLFNVFILFLPTSHVFAEQDIKSTIDSYVENFLEEHRIPGASIAIVHKNDIFYSKSWGVTGESEEKVTAETPFTIGSISKSLTGLAIMRLIEEGTVHLDDPVQKYIPWFTLKDKKAASQITIKHLLTQTSGISTYSGLSISDRESKDLGAIKKNVESLSKVKLTAIPGEKHQYSNANYLILGALMEEVSNQPYSEYMKQKVFLPLGMRSAAAENDAAYEKGYLAGYQSWLGIPRKSSVTYDNGGAPYGYITASTTDMFQYIKLLSQRKSNNFLSENTMNLYLSPYVQTGENRYYGLGVRISSPNSKEEIIWHSGSTSDSHAEVFFIPETGWGGVILTNKNHILEEEPLIHLKQGIINILTGKEPVNVPKSPPIIQLTMIGILCLLFIKFIYQLVKVKSGKIRNRSLWRISGIIFLVISITIIPLLIYSTGSPWYSIKIFAADIALLIRIMVTFLTLNGLLSIYISFKQS; encoded by the coding sequence ATGAAAATGATAAAAGCTACAATTGTGTGCTTATTATTTAATGTGTTTATTTTGTTTTTACCAACCTCGCATGTATTCGCCGAACAAGATATTAAAAGTACCATAGACAGCTATGTCGAAAATTTTTTAGAAGAACATCGGATTCCAGGAGCTTCTATTGCTATTGTTCATAAGAATGATATTTTTTATTCTAAGTCATGGGGTGTAACGGGAGAATCTGAAGAAAAAGTAACCGCTGAAACTCCCTTTACAATAGGATCGATAAGTAAATCATTAACAGGCTTAGCCATAATGAGATTAATTGAAGAAGGTACCGTTCATTTAGATGATCCTGTCCAAAAGTATATTCCGTGGTTTACGCTTAAAGATAAAAAAGCAGCATCCCAAATAACAATTAAACATTTACTTACGCAAACAAGCGGGATAAGTACTTATTCTGGCTTATCTATATCAGATAGAGAATCTAAAGATTTGGGTGCTATAAAGAAAAATGTAGAAAGTTTATCGAAAGTTAAGCTGACTGCCATACCAGGAGAAAAGCATCAATATAGTAATGCCAATTACTTGATTCTTGGTGCTCTAATGGAAGAGGTTTCCAATCAACCGTATTCTGAATATATGAAACAAAAAGTGTTTCTGCCATTAGGTATGAGGAGTGCCGCAGCTGAAAATGATGCCGCATATGAAAAAGGATATTTAGCCGGATATCAGTCTTGGTTAGGGATTCCTCGAAAAAGTTCAGTAACATATGATAATGGAGGCGCACCATATGGATACATAACTGCAAGTACGACAGATATGTTCCAGTATATTAAATTACTTAGTCAGCGCAAGAGTAACAATTTTTTAAGTGAAAATACTATGAATCTTTATTTATCGCCTTATGTTCAAACTGGTGAAAATCGATATTATGGTCTTGGTGTAAGAATCTCAAGTCCAAATTCTAAAGAAGAAATAATATGGCATTCAGGATCAACTTCTGATTCACATGCAGAAGTATTCTTTATACCAGAAACGGGTTGGGGAGGTGTGATTCTTACTAATAAAAATCATATTTTAGAGGAAGAGCCACTTATACACCTGAAGCAAGGGATTATCAATATTTTAACTGGGAAAGAGCCTGTTAATGTACCTAAATCCCCCCCTATTATACAACTGACTATGATAGGAATATTATGCTTACTTTTTATAAAGTTTATTTATCAATTAGTAAAGGTCAAATCAGGAAAGATTCGTAATAGAAGCTTATGGCGTATCTCCGGAATTATATTTTTAGTTATATCTATTACTATCATTCCATTACTAATTTATAGTACAGGATCTCCATGGTATTCAATAAAGATATTTGCTGCTGATATTGCACTACTTATTAGAATCATGGTTACCTTCTTAACTTTGAATGGTTTATTATCAATATATATTTCATTTAAACAATCCTAA
- a CDS encoding IS6 family transposase, whose translation MEKENVFKWKHYQPDIILLTVRWYLRYNLSFRDLVEMLEERGLSISHTTIMRWVHQYGSELDKRIRRHPKQTNDSWRIDETYMKVKGQWMYLYRAVDSKGNTIDFFLNKTRDQKAAKRFFKKALRSFHVSKPRVITVDKNPAYPIAIEQLKKEKSIPDGMQLRQQKYLNNIVEQDQRFIKKRIRSMLGFKCFDTATSILSGVEAMHMIKKEQLNLRDQSVQNQKEFIHQLFGLSA comes from the coding sequence ATGGAAAAGGAAAATGTATTCAAATGGAAGCATTATCAGCCTGATATTATTTTGTTAACGGTAAGATGGTACCTACGGTACAACCTCAGTTTTCGTGATTTGGTGGAAATGCTAGAAGAACGGGGTTTATCCATTTCTCATACAACGATTATGCGTTGGGTTCATCAGTATGGTTCTGAATTGGATAAACGAATCCGTCGTCACCCCAAACAAACAAATGATTCTTGGAGAATCGATGAAACCTATATGAAAGTAAAAGGTCAATGGATGTATCTGTATCGTGCTGTTGATTCGAAAGGAAACACAATTGATTTTTTCCTAAACAAAACAAGAGACCAGAAGGCAGCAAAGCGCTTTTTCAAGAAAGCTTTGCGGTCTTTTCATGTTTCAAAGCCACGTGTTATAACAGTCGATAAGAACCCGGCTTATCCTATAGCAATTGAACAGTTAAAAAAAGAAAAAAGCATACCTGATGGTATGCAACTTAGACAACAAAAGTACTTGAATAACATAGTAGAACAAGATCAGCGCTTTATAAAGAAGCGAATCCGTTCCATGCTAGGGTTCAAATGTTTTGACACAGCTACATCCATTCTTTCTGGAGTAGAAGCCATGCATATGATTAAAAAAGAACAGCTTAATTTACGGGACCAGTCTGTCCAAAATCAGAAAGAATTCATCCATCAATTGTTTGGACTTTCAGCATAA
- a CDS encoding Replicase RepFR55 — protein MLLHNFLLSRAKVELSPHIKHLSKKTGAINESIKKVITYIDSIVLEYKGVTTKDYLTKRKYEALETVLSYLVQEGYSQVKQDYISKKSGISKPLINYVLNWLQDFDICQQIKVRRHGRIAPSIYILTIHNNYLKIIEYFKVKWALTIDVCSTFINFLKNKYSKKRVVSNHKDIKKIIKSSSSIDLFSIEKQVKPNSSIESKEDNNRLNDLNDYLSDDQKKAYYYILSQELTYLSENDAYIIALRLPPDIDRYTRWDIEECMQWFQFNKAEISNPAHFIKMFNQKSKQNQERRKRNTQRTSSLLGANNNRKFIFFNFLEENS, from the coding sequence GTGTTATTACACAACTTTTTGCTCAGTCGAGCAAAAGTGGAACTAAGTCCCCATATCAAACACTTATCTAAAAAAACTGGAGCTATTAATGAATCAATTAAGAAAGTTATTACTTATATTGATAGTATAGTCCTAGAATATAAAGGTGTCACTACAAAGGATTACCTCACCAAACGTAAGTATGAAGCTTTAGAAACAGTTTTATCATATTTAGTACAAGAAGGGTATTCTCAGGTAAAGCAAGATTATATCAGCAAAAAATCGGGTATTTCAAAGCCCCTTATTAACTATGTGTTAAATTGGCTGCAAGATTTTGATATATGCCAGCAAATTAAAGTAAGACGTCATGGTAGGATTGCCCCTTCCATTTACATTTTAACCATACATAATAATTATTTGAAGATTATTGAATACTTTAAGGTAAAATGGGCTTTAACAATTGATGTCTGCTCTACTTTTATTAACTTTTTAAAAAACAAGTACAGTAAGAAGCGTGTTGTATCTAATCATAAAGATATCAAGAAAATTATAAAATCTTCATCTTCTATAGACCTTTTCAGCATAGAAAAGCAAGTCAAACCAAATTCAAGTATTGAATCAAAAGAAGATAATAACAGATTAAATGACTTAAACGATTACTTAAGTGATGATCAGAAAAAAGCATATTATTACATTTTGAGTCAAGAACTAACATATCTTTCCGAAAATGATGCATATATTATTGCTTTAAGACTGCCACCTGATATCGATCGCTACACAAGATGGGATATAGAAGAATGCATGCAATGGTTTCAATTTAATAAAGCTGAAATCAGCAATCCTGCGCATTTCATAAAGATGTTTAATCAAAAATCTAAACAGAATCAAGAACGTAGAAAACGTAATACCCAAAGGACAAGCTCGCTTTTGGGTGCAAATAATAATCGTAAGTTTATTTTCTTTAACTTTTTAGAAGAGAACAGCTAA
- a CDS encoding AimR family lysis-lysogeny pheromone receptor, which yields MILEKIHKDLNNRGITNRQLAAMFDTSHSKINESFTRKREFDFYIYTEILNMLYPHDYDFRKTEVLKYCEEAKRKVNLRVAFEYLDMCGELDVLQYLVDKEKESNNILNRKFANAYELLHLRNAGKINPQDFLKIVKKKMEQKKSTDDISKIPMDFSLIYAFFDYRNYDLVSEYTNDLLSQIKKLKNPFLRSSYELRTMELLATSFHRNNELEKARELCNEMIARQGRVALLPKATAYCIMGETYILSDYELSKYYLDKGLQLMISPNNKKMFKKKQMIQTTLDFLNIHFEKNLDNIEPKNPAELAYLYVNRGLNQQAVNLIEEIKRKNGFLTPLQVFIQALARDDMNLMREALLAFERNNDLFYAELPKNVLKLK from the coding sequence ATGATTTTAGAAAAAATCCATAAAGATCTAAATAATAGGGGTATTACTAATAGACAACTTGCAGCAATGTTTGATACCAGTCATTCTAAAATAAATGAGTCATTTACTAGGAAACGAGAGTTTGATTTTTACATTTACACTGAAATATTGAATATGCTATATCCACATGATTACGATTTTAGGAAAACAGAAGTACTGAAATATTGCGAAGAAGCAAAGCGTAAGGTGAATTTGAGAGTTGCCTTTGAATATTTAGATATGTGTGGAGAATTAGATGTACTACAGTATTTAGTTGATAAGGAGAAAGAATCTAATAACATACTGAATCGTAAATTTGCAAATGCTTATGAACTACTTCATTTAAGAAATGCTGGAAAGATAAATCCGCAAGATTTTTTGAAAATAGTAAAAAAGAAAATGGAACAAAAAAAGAGTACAGATGATATAAGCAAAATTCCAATGGATTTTTCACTAATCTATGCTTTTTTTGATTATCGAAATTACGATTTGGTAAGTGAATATACAAATGATTTGTTATCACAAATAAAAAAATTAAAAAATCCATTTTTACGTTCTTCTTATGAATTACGAACTATGGAATTGCTGGCTACAAGTTTTCATAGGAATAATGAGCTAGAAAAGGCAAGAGAATTATGTAATGAAATGATCGCTAGGCAAGGAAGAGTGGCTTTATTACCAAAAGCAACAGCATATTGTATCATGGGTGAGACATATATACTAAGCGATTATGAATTATCTAAGTATTACCTAGATAAAGGATTGCAACTAATGATATCACCAAACAACAAAAAGATGTTCAAGAAAAAACAAATGATACAAACAACTCTAGATTTTCTAAACATACATTTTGAAAAGAATCTAGATAATATAGAACCAAAAAACCCCGCAGAACTTGCATACTTGTATGTCAACAGGGGGCTGAATCAACAAGCAGTTAATCTTATTGAAGAAATCAAAAGGAAAAATGGTTTCTTGACACCTTTACAAGTTTTTATTCAGGCTCTTGCAAGAGATGACATGAATTTAATGAGAGAAGCATTATTGGCGTTTGAGAGAAATAATGACTTGTTCTATGCAGAACTTCCTAAAAATGTACTAAAATTGAAGTAG
- a CDS encoding helix-turn-helix transcriptional regulator produces the protein MFGQRLKELRSKKNISATALGKVLGIAQTTISNWENSGAEPNYEMLVKISRFFGVSVDYLIGNDHDSNKNEINRLAKELYEDLNSVSEDERQEIEKGLLEYIEFLGYKVKKTKK, from the coding sequence ATGTTTGGACAAAGATTAAAAGAATTAAGAAGCAAAAAAAACATAAGTGCTACCGCTTTGGGAAAAGTATTAGGGATTGCTCAAACAACAATTTCCAACTGGGAAAATTCAGGAGCTGAGCCAAATTATGAAATGCTAGTAAAAATCTCACGTTTTTTTGGTGTATCAGTTGACTATTTAATTGGAAATGACCATGATTCTAATAAAAATGAAATAAATAGATTAGCAAAAGAGTTATATGAAGACCTGAATTCAGTTTCCGAAGATGAACGTCAAGAAATAGAAAAAGGATTACTAGAATACATAGAATTCCTTGGATATAAAGTTAAAAAAACAAAGAAATAA
- a CDS encoding helix-turn-helix transcriptional regulator — MTVLREIRESKGYTIKEVSRGSKIPISTLYDVESGRKGLIFNRAKSISDFFEEPIENLFFATYYRAKFK; from the coding sequence TTGACAGTTCTAAGGGAAATTCGTGAGTCAAAGGGTTATACAATTAAAGAAGTTTCAAGAGGTTCCAAAATTCCCATAAGTACTTTATACGATGTAGAATCAGGGAGAAAAGGTTTGATTTTTAACAGAGCAAAAAGTATTTCAGATTTTTTTGAAGAACCAATTGAGAACCTTTTTTTTGCAACTTATTATCGAGCAAAGTTTAAATAA
- a CDS encoding VirD4-like conjugal transfer protein, CD1115 family — MYKDEISIKYKLAEKKVLIPLSTFLFVGMFLVANFLLNLTLELIRTTFSDLLHPKPFHMDIGFLFRMPIAEHPIYYMLVFLVVIGTIVRTVYKLKSSFKNLNNHQKGSSRFTTVEELKKQYRAVPDREKSFKGGGGVVISRLGDKVFIDDSPVNNLIIGTTRSGKGETFVFPTIDVYSRAEHQPSLIINTPKGELFTASKDTLEERGYHFEVLNLLNPLDSMSYNLLQLVKDAYKDGDYSTAQALCKTLSHTLYYNPTVKDPFWQQCAMSLCNAMILAVTDKCIAEGTEEKITMYAVANMLSELGSKEVIVDPEADPQNALDLYFEGLPADSVAKMQYATSNFSKGTTRGGIFTQTMNGLSIFTFDEIAKMTAKNSVDLKRVGFGKTIKGKAIPRKRVEIIFPDGSKESVKTDVIGRFVLDFKQKIKVKDTIQIIEKGSDKEIIVSITKIDDKTGDTEFQLLKKHEDIQVTKIDFFDKPIAIFMITPDYDSSNHVIASIFVRQLYFILAKGASLARGGECHREVVFLLDEFGNMPSIEGMANIITVCLGRNIRFNLVVQAYAQIKNKYGDDADTIDGNCGNTIYILTNDQETAEKVSKKLGNQTINLPSRSGKGLSTDKNKTEGLDQRPLLISNELMSFKEGESAVIRVIKRQDNERKRIRPRPIYNTEETALKYRWEYLGVEFDTDKSILDIDIDSLHDDVDPKKLIVDFLGERKAEQTKKEAPEPEQETSSPVEPPQPTEEHKMMGIDEDIPEEAFQQEDNPFDSLTIENWKSKTVIEFFETDLAVLKLVDKFFLAQLGKAIDEVENQKMGEFYNEFQMLAHNDHIDKGVYQAVENKMNRILRDLEEKEHVTS, encoded by the coding sequence ATGTATAAAGATGAAATATCAATTAAATATAAGTTAGCTGAAAAAAAAGTACTCATTCCATTGAGTACTTTTTTGTTTGTTGGAATGTTTTTAGTCGCTAATTTTTTACTCAATTTGACTTTAGAGTTAATAAGAACAACATTTAGTGATTTATTACATCCAAAACCATTTCATATGGATATAGGATTTCTTTTTCGAATGCCGATTGCAGAGCATCCGATTTATTACATGCTTGTTTTCCTTGTAGTAATTGGAACCATAGTAAGAACAGTGTACAAATTGAAATCTTCCTTTAAAAACTTAAATAATCATCAGAAAGGATCTAGTCGTTTTACAACAGTTGAAGAGCTGAAAAAGCAATATCGAGCCGTACCAGATCGAGAGAAATCATTTAAAGGTGGCGGTGGTGTTGTTATCTCTCGACTAGGTGACAAAGTATTCATTGATGATAGTCCTGTAAACAATTTAATCATTGGTACAACTCGCTCTGGTAAAGGGGAAACATTTGTTTTTCCAACGATAGATGTTTATTCCAGAGCGGAGCATCAGCCTTCTTTAATTATTAATACACCAAAAGGGGAACTATTTACGGCATCGAAAGATACCCTGGAAGAAAGAGGGTATCACTTTGAAGTTTTGAACTTGTTAAACCCGCTTGATTCTATGAGTTATAACTTATTGCAGCTTGTAAAAGATGCTTATAAAGATGGAGATTATTCAACAGCTCAAGCACTATGTAAAACACTTTCTCACACTTTGTATTACAACCCAACTGTCAAAGATCCTTTTTGGCAACAGTGCGCTATGAGCTTGTGCAATGCCATGATATTAGCTGTTACGGATAAATGTATTGCAGAAGGAACAGAAGAAAAAATCACAATGTATGCAGTAGCAAATATGTTATCAGAACTTGGTTCAAAAGAGGTAATCGTAGATCCGGAAGCAGATCCACAAAATGCATTAGATTTATACTTTGAAGGTTTGCCAGCAGATAGTGTTGCGAAAATGCAATATGCAACCTCAAACTTCTCGAAAGGAACGACACGAGGCGGAATCTTCACCCAAACAATGAACGGACTCTCAATCTTTACGTTCGATGAAATTGCAAAAATGACAGCAAAAAACAGTGTAGACTTAAAGCGTGTAGGTTTTGGGAAAACCATTAAAGGAAAAGCAATACCTAGAAAACGAGTGGAAATTATATTCCCGGATGGTTCAAAAGAATCTGTAAAAACAGATGTTATAGGACGTTTTGTATTGGATTTCAAACAAAAAATAAAAGTGAAGGACACAATACAAATTATTGAAAAAGGGAGTGATAAAGAAATAATAGTTTCTATTACGAAAATAGATGATAAGACAGGGGATACAGAGTTTCAATTGTTAAAGAAACATGAAGATATACAGGTAACAAAGATTGACTTCTTTGATAAACCAATTGCTATCTTTATGATTACACCAGACTATGATTCTTCGAATCATGTCATTGCTTCTATTTTTGTAAGACAGCTCTATTTCATATTAGCGAAGGGGGCATCGCTTGCTCGAGGGGGAGAATGCCACCGTGAAGTAGTATTTTTACTTGATGAATTTGGCAACATGCCGAGTATTGAAGGAATGGCGAATATTATTACGGTTTGTCTCGGTAGAAATATACGCTTTAACCTTGTTGTTCAAGCGTATGCACAAATAAAAAATAAATATGGAGATGATGCAGATACCATTGATGGAAACTGTGGGAATACCATCTACATTCTAACAAACGATCAAGAAACAGCCGAAAAAGTGTCCAAAAAGCTTGGGAATCAGACAATTAACCTACCTTCCCGAAGTGGAAAAGGTCTTTCTACTGATAAAAATAAAACGGAAGGTCTAGATCAACGACCGTTGTTAATATCAAATGAACTGATGAGTTTTAAAGAAGGAGAAAGTGCTGTTATTCGTGTTATAAAACGTCAAGATAATGAGCGGAAACGAATTAGACCACGACCAATTTATAATACAGAAGAAACAGCCTTAAAATACAGATGGGAGTACTTGGGAGTAGAGTTCGATACAGATAAATCTATTTTAGATATAGATATTGATTCCCTACATGATGATGTAGATCCGAAAAAACTCATTGTAGATTTTTTAGGAGAGAGAAAGGCAGAACAAACCAAGAAAGAAGCACCAGAGCCAGAACAGGAAACTTCTTCACCAGTAGAGCCACCGCAGCCAACAGAAGAACATAAAATGATGGGGATTGATGAAGACATTCCAGAAGAGGCGTTTCAGCAAGAAGATAATCCATTTGATTCACTCACTATTGAAAATTGGAAATCGAAAACGGTTATTGAATTTTTTGAAACTGATTTAGCGGTTTTGAAACTGGTTGATAAGTTCTTTTTAGCACAGTTAGGGAAAGCCATAGATGAGGTTGAAAATCAAAAAATGGGCGAGTTTTACAATGAATTTCAAATGTTGGCTCACAATGACCATATCGACAAAGGTGTTTATCAAGCAGTTGAAAATAAGATGAATCGAATTTTACGTGATTTAGAAGAAAAAGAGCACGTAACAAGTTAG
- a CDS encoding pLS20_p028 family conjugation system transmembrane protein yields the protein MKDEEILKTIEAFSDYLQVGDIVNYVFRWIGWFLIVGLSLVVDALEGVTDAILGIKGFFNLPEIQNFVDMLYPLFVVLLAISFLYIGYMFIMNKQMNRSQIIINIFITLCVLCLLSTGMTKVDKFTDDAIAFVKSEQKGSLSDEIIKKNITDVAVIDQNNWKKKEDMSPKNHIPEKNIRWIDITEKIDSDFEFAKDKKLTDDGQKILKNKRVMDGLGVASLAELKDGWFDFFPEKYYRWHWNFWNIFFTLLITGATLLLVSIKLARLFYELAFNYLLANILAPADIANGQKLKAVLSNILNIFIATIMIFLSLKLYIMGTAFLHDKLNGVPYLIALAAFSMAVLDGPAVVERLFGIDIGLKSSWGLLAGGLAGGFALGKGIGSLANSKPMKGLGNMIGKGAKGAAKGAGVAATKTANAAGDMAGIIGGLKKGNESGNKESLQDQMKKADQKKTQGNDVANKEKEKGNLNKEEDKKNGGNPSIQEDMKKEGNEKPEVASGQESGTTSLQDEMKEAGKVSGASEENQAAGGVRQGASEGSQTAGGASEGSQTAEGVRQGASEGRQGASEGSQTAGGVRQGASEGSQTAGTVRPVASEGSQTAGTVRQGTSEGSQTAGTVRPVASEGSQTAPMETSRPVASGSSPTPMETSRPVTGGGSPAPMETSRPVTGGGSPAPMETSRPVTGGSSPAPMETSRPVASGSSPAPMETSRPVTGGGSPAPMETSRPVTGGSSPTPMETSRPVTGGGSPAPMETSRPVTGGSSPAPMETSRPVASGSSPAPADIVTVTHSSPIIPYESDREVAASSSHETRTLGQYTTDKVKNTTSSMKQKVKGVQERINNTETVQNTKRFYQMGQNTGKSWRDIVSKNKNNTDKK from the coding sequence GTGAAAGATGAAGAGATTTTAAAAACTATAGAAGCGTTCTCGGATTATCTTCAAGTAGGAGACATCGTGAATTATGTATTTCGTTGGATAGGATGGTTCCTAATTGTAGGCTTATCTTTAGTTGTAGATGCTTTAGAAGGTGTCACAGATGCCATACTGGGGATTAAAGGATTCTTTAATTTACCAGAAATACAAAATTTTGTTGATATGTTATATCCATTGTTTGTCGTTCTTTTAGCCATATCGTTTTTATATATTGGCTACATGTTCATTATGAACAAACAAATGAACCGTTCTCAAATTATCATTAATATTTTCATTACTTTGTGTGTACTTTGCTTGCTAAGTACTGGTATGACAAAGGTCGATAAGTTCACAGATGATGCAATTGCGTTTGTGAAATCAGAGCAAAAAGGCTCTTTGAGCGATGAGATTATTAAGAAAAATATAACGGATGTTGCAGTAATAGATCAAAATAATTGGAAAAAGAAAGAAGATATGAGCCCGAAAAATCATATTCCGGAAAAAAATATTAGGTGGATAGATATTACCGAAAAAATTGACTCGGATTTTGAATTCGCAAAAGATAAAAAGTTAACAGATGATGGACAGAAAATATTGAAAAATAAAAGGGTAATGGATGGGTTAGGAGTTGCATCTTTAGCTGAATTGAAAGATGGCTGGTTTGATTTCTTTCCAGAAAAGTATTATCGCTGGCATTGGAACTTTTGGAATATCTTCTTTACTTTACTGATAACAGGTGCAACTTTGTTATTAGTAAGTATTAAGTTAGCTAGATTATTTTATGAGTTGGCATTTAACTACTTGTTAGCCAATATTTTAGCGCCAGCAGATATTGCAAATGGTCAAAAATTGAAAGCAGTACTATCGAATATCCTCAATATATTTATAGCAACAATTATGATATTCCTATCTTTAAAGCTATATATAATGGGAACGGCGTTTCTCCATGACAAATTAAATGGTGTACCTTATCTTATTGCATTAGCGGCATTTAGTATGGCAGTTCTAGATGGCCCGGCAGTTGTAGAAAGGTTATTCGGTATAGATATTGGATTGAAAAGCAGTTGGGGCTTGTTAGCAGGTGGTTTAGCAGGTGGTTTCGCACTTGGTAAAGGAATTGGTAGTCTTGCAAATTCAAAACCAATGAAAGGTCTAGGAAATATGATTGGAAAAGGAGCAAAAGGTGCAGCAAAAGGGGCTGGTGTTGCAGCAACAAAAACCGCAAATGCGGCTGGAGATATGGCAGGTATCATAGGGGGCTTGAAAAAAGGGAATGAATCCGGAAATAAAGAGTCTTTGCAAGATCAGATGAAAAAAGCGGATCAAAAGAAAACACAAGGCAATGATGTAGCGAATAAAGAAAAGGAAAAAGGTAACTTAAATAAGGAAGAAGATAAAAAGAATGGTGGTAATCCATCTATTCAAGAAGATATGAAAAAAGAAGGGAATGAAAAACCAGAGGTAGCAAGTGGGCAAGAATCAGGAACAACAAGTCTTCAAGATGAAATGAAGGAAGCTGGAAAAGTAAGTGGAGCAAGTGAAGAAAATCAAGCAGCAGGAGGAGTAAGACAAGGAGCGAGTGAAGGAAGTCAAACAGCAGGAGGAGCAAGTGAAGGAAGTCAAACAGCAGAAGGAGTAAGACAAGGAGCAAGTGAAGGAAGACAAGGAGCAAGTGAAGGAAGTCAAACAGCAGGAGGAGTAAGACAAGGAGCAAGTGAAGGAAGTCAAACGGCAGGAACAGTAAGACCAGTAGCAAGTGAAGGAAGTCAAACGGCAGGAACAGTAAGACAAGGAACAAGTGAAGGAAGTCAAACGGCAGGAACAGTAAGACCAGTAGCAAGTGAAGGAAGTCAAACGGCACCAATGGAAACATCAAGACCAGTAGCAAGTGGAAGTAGCCCGACACCAATGGAAACATCAAGACCAGTAACAGGTGGAGGAAGCCCGGCACCAATGGAAACATCAAGACCAGTAACAGGTGGAGGAAGCCCGGCACCAATGGAAACATCAAGACCAGTAACAGGTGGAAGTAGCCCGGCACCAATGGAAACATCAAGACCAGTAGCAAGTGGAAGTAGCCCGGCACCAATGGAAACATCAAGACCAGTAACAGGTGGAGGAAGCCCGGCACCAATGGAAACATCAAGACCAGTAACAGGTGGAAGTAGCCCGACACCAATGGAAACATCAAGACCAGTAACAGGTGGAGGAAGCCCGGCACCAATGGAAACATCAAGACCAGTAACAGGTGGAAGTAGCCCGGCACCAATGGAAACATCAAGACCAGTAGCAAGTGGAAGTAGTCCGGCACCAGCCGATATCGTAACGGTGACACACAGTAGCCCGATTATTCCTTATGAAAGTGATAGAGAAGTGGCAGCAAGTAGTAGTCATGAAACACGGACATTAGGACAATATACAACGGATAAAGTTAAAAATACGACATCATCCATGAAACAAAAAGTAAAAGGAGTGCAAGAACGAATTAATAATACTGAAACGGTACAAAATACAAAGCGTTTTTATCAGATGGGTCAGAATACAGGTAAAAGTTGGAGAGATATTGTAAGCAAAAATAAAAATAATACAGATAAAAAATAA
- a CDS encoding DUF5592 family protein, which yields MRSYRIPKEISTELRINKVLYLIDFFLLIGLLVVTMILRNFVHDSFQLPFVIFMAAIAIIMIWRPSTNPQKRMYEVLIITLLRRKGAYCAIDNDQ from the coding sequence ATGAGAAGCTATCGGATTCCGAAGGAAATCAGTACAGAATTACGGATTAATAAAGTGCTTTATTTAATAGACTTCTTTTTATTAATTGGTTTATTAGTTGTAACGATGATTCTTAGGAATTTCGTACATGATTCCTTTCAGTTACCATTTGTTATTTTCATGGCAGCTATTGCAATAATTATGATTTGGCGACCAAGTACGAATCCTCAAAAACGAATGTATGAAGTGTTGATTATTACATTGTTAAGAAGAAAAGGTGCATATTGTGCCATTGATAACGATCAATAA